In Falco cherrug isolate bFalChe1 chromosome 5, bFalChe1.pri, whole genome shotgun sequence, one DNA window encodes the following:
- the SH3BP1 gene encoding SH3 domain-binding protein 1 isoform X1: protein MMKRQINWMRQQLSHPNVTSRAQEATELLPEDLLQIEQRIEPAKRAAHSVSKRLQACLQGQCGSEMDKRVKKLPLMALSMTMAESFKELDTESSLGKALEMGCCIQSSLAKILAEFEIALEHNILQPLNKLSEEELPIILKRKKALQKLISDWNAIKSRLNQAAKSSSNSAGTGAGPGTSAAANKLEILKEEEEEVKRKVEQCKGGGGRLLFSVTPQDEYMADLYHFSTKEDSYASYFIKLLEIQAQYHRQSLESLDSALAELKEIHSQTEPSFAADTPMAGYYGVPLEMHLKSLGREIALPIEACVMMLLASGMREEGLFRLAAGASVLRKLKSSLASGSNALEEFYSDPHAVAGALKSYLRELPQPLMTFELYNEWIKVASFKDVDSRVQSLRDTCSRLPQESYNNLRYLIKFLAKLVEHQEVNKMTPSNIAIVLGPNLLWSQQSTGDPMQLDLASVSSIQVVGVVEALIQNADTLFPGEVDFNVSGMFTPPANVELGEATLVEEMAPEAPPAGTPTLLDGEATSRDPEARSQPVSPTLTRSSPEAVGLLAPTMTDNAAPKGKRPAPARPTMPPPPVAQPRSTAPMVAALEHTASPKARPRRMAGAPSRAPSVPPPLPPQPARRLSRDATSSPRPPTDEANMAAALHCALGTTDKEQTLPEGGRSPLATSPPEGQPTEN from the exons AGCCCAAGAAGCAACCGAGCTCCTGCCAGAAGATTTGCTGCAG ATTGAGCAGAGGATCGAGCCAGCCAAGCGAGCAGCTCACAGTGTGTCCAAGAGGCTCCAAGCCTGCCTGCAGGGGCAATGCGGCTCCGAGATGGACAAGCGAGTG AAGAAGCTGCCCTTGATGGCTCTGTCCATGACGATGGCTGAGAGCTTCAAGGAACTGGACACTGAGTCCAGCCTCGG GAAAGCCCTGGAGATGGGCTGCTGCATACAGAGCTCGCTGGCCAAAATCCTGGCCGAGTTCGAGATCGCCCTGGAGCACAACATCCTGCAGCCGCTCAACAAGCTCAGCGAG GAGGAGCTTCCTATCATCCTGAAGCGCAAGAAGGCCCTCCAGAAGTTGATTTCTGACTGGAATGCAATCAAGAGTCG GCTGAACCAAGCTGCCAAGAGCTCCAGTAACAGCGCTGGCACTGGTGCTGGCCCAGGaacatctgctgctgccaaCAAACTGGAGATCttgaaggaagaggaggaggaggtgaagaGGAAGGTGGAGCAGTGCAAG GGAGGGGGTGGAAGATTGCTCTTCTCTGTGACTCCCCAGGACGAGTACATGGCTGACCTCTACCACTTCTCCACCAAAGAGGACAGCTACGCCAGCTACTTCATCAAA CTGCTGGAAATCCAAGCCCAGTACCACCGACAGTCCCTGGAATCTCTGGACTCAGCTCtggcagagctgaaggaaaTCCACAGCCAGACAG AGCCCTCCTTTGCTGCAGACACCCCTATGGCGGGGTACTATGGCGTGCCCCTAGAGATGCACCTCAAGAGCTTGGGCCGGGAGATCGCGCTGCCCATTGAAGCCTGTGTCATGATGCTGCTGGCCTCTGGCATGAGGGAGGAG GGACTCTTCCGGCTGGCAGCGGGCGCCTCAGTGCTGAGGAAGCTGAAGAGCAGCTTGGCCAGTGGCTCCAATGCCCTGGAGGAGTTTTACTCAGACCCCCACGCTGTGGCTG gtGCACTGAAATCCTACCTGCGGGAGCTGCCCCAGCCTTTGATGACTTTTGAGCTCTACAATGAATGGATAAAAGTGGCCAG CTTCAAGGATGTTGACAGCCGTGTACAGAGCCTGCGAGACACCTGCAGCCGCCTGCCCCAGGAAAGCTACAACAATCTGAG GTATCTGATCAAGTTTTTAGCCAAGCTGGTCGAACACCAGGAGGTGAATAAAATGACCCCCAGCAACATTGCGATCGTGCTGGGCCCCAACCTGCTGTGGtcacagcagagcacagg AGACCCCATGCAACTGGACTTGGCCTCAGTCTCCTCCATCCAGGTGGTGGGCGTGGTGGAAGCCCTCATCCAGAATGCAGACACCCTCTTCCCTGGAG AGGTAGATTTCAACGTCTCAGGCATGTTCACGCCACCTGCAAACGTTGAGCTTGGTGAGGCCACCCTGGTGGAAGAGATGGCCCCTGAGGCCCCTCCAGCTGGCACCCCCACTCTCCTGGATGGAGAGGC CACCTCGAGGGACCCTGAGGCCAGGTCCCAGCCAGTATCCCCAACGCTGACCAGATCGTCTCCTgaagctgtggggctgctggctccAACAATGACTGACAACGCTGCCCCCAAAG GCAAGCGCCCAGCTCCAGCCCGACCCACGATGCCACCACCACCCGTGGCCCAGCCCCGGAGCACAGCTCCCATGGTGGCAGCCCTCGAGCACACAGCCAGCCCCAAAGCCCGGCCACGGCGGATGGCTGGGGCACCCAGCCGAGCACCCTCTGTCCCGCCACCGCTCCCCCCGCAGCCAGCACGCCGCCTCAGCCGAGATGCCACATCGTCCCCCAGGCCTCCCACCGATGAAGCCAACATGGCGGCTGCCTTGCACTGTGCACTGGGAACCACTGACAAGGAGCAGACGCTGCCTGAGGGAGGAAGGAGCCCCCTGGCCACATCCCCACCAGAAGGACAGCCCACAGAGAACTGA
- the SH3BP1 gene encoding SH3 domain-binding protein 1 isoform X3, translated as MMKRQINWMRQQLSHPNVTSRAQEATELLPEDLLQIEQRIEPAKRAAHSVSKRLQACLQGQCGSEMDKRVKKLPLMALSMTMAESFKELDTESSLGKALEMGCCIQSSLAKILAEFEIALEHNILQPLNKLSEEELPIILKRKKALQKLISDWNAIKSRLNQAAKSSSNSAGTGAGPGTSAAANKLEILKEEEEEVKRKVEQCKGGGGRLLFSVTPQDEYMADLYHFSTKEDSYASYFIKLLEIQAQYHRQSLESLDSALAELKEIHSQTEPSFAADTPMAGYYGVPLEMHLKSLGREIALPIEACVMMLLASGMREEGLFRLAAGASVLRKLKSSLASGSNALEEFYSDPHAVAGALKSYLRELPQPLMTFELYNEWIKVARYLIKFLAKLVEHQEVNKMTPSNIAIVLGPNLLWSQQSTGDPMQLDLASVSSIQVVGVVEALIQNADTLFPGEVDFNVSGMFTPPANVELGEATLVEEMAPEAPPAGTPTLLDGEATSRDPEARSQPVSPTLTRSSPEAVGLLAPTMTDNAAPKGKRPAPARPTMPPPPVAQPRSTAPMVAALEHTASPKARPRRMAGAPSRAPSVPPPLPPQPARRLSRDATSSPRPPTDEANMAAALHCALGTTDKEQTLPEGGRSPLATSPPEGQPTEN; from the exons AGCCCAAGAAGCAACCGAGCTCCTGCCAGAAGATTTGCTGCAG ATTGAGCAGAGGATCGAGCCAGCCAAGCGAGCAGCTCACAGTGTGTCCAAGAGGCTCCAAGCCTGCCTGCAGGGGCAATGCGGCTCCGAGATGGACAAGCGAGTG AAGAAGCTGCCCTTGATGGCTCTGTCCATGACGATGGCTGAGAGCTTCAAGGAACTGGACACTGAGTCCAGCCTCGG GAAAGCCCTGGAGATGGGCTGCTGCATACAGAGCTCGCTGGCCAAAATCCTGGCCGAGTTCGAGATCGCCCTGGAGCACAACATCCTGCAGCCGCTCAACAAGCTCAGCGAG GAGGAGCTTCCTATCATCCTGAAGCGCAAGAAGGCCCTCCAGAAGTTGATTTCTGACTGGAATGCAATCAAGAGTCG GCTGAACCAAGCTGCCAAGAGCTCCAGTAACAGCGCTGGCACTGGTGCTGGCCCAGGaacatctgctgctgccaaCAAACTGGAGATCttgaaggaagaggaggaggaggtgaagaGGAAGGTGGAGCAGTGCAAG GGAGGGGGTGGAAGATTGCTCTTCTCTGTGACTCCCCAGGACGAGTACATGGCTGACCTCTACCACTTCTCCACCAAAGAGGACAGCTACGCCAGCTACTTCATCAAA CTGCTGGAAATCCAAGCCCAGTACCACCGACAGTCCCTGGAATCTCTGGACTCAGCTCtggcagagctgaaggaaaTCCACAGCCAGACAG AGCCCTCCTTTGCTGCAGACACCCCTATGGCGGGGTACTATGGCGTGCCCCTAGAGATGCACCTCAAGAGCTTGGGCCGGGAGATCGCGCTGCCCATTGAAGCCTGTGTCATGATGCTGCTGGCCTCTGGCATGAGGGAGGAG GGACTCTTCCGGCTGGCAGCGGGCGCCTCAGTGCTGAGGAAGCTGAAGAGCAGCTTGGCCAGTGGCTCCAATGCCCTGGAGGAGTTTTACTCAGACCCCCACGCTGTGGCTG gtGCACTGAAATCCTACCTGCGGGAGCTGCCCCAGCCTTTGATGACTTTTGAGCTCTACAATGAATGGATAAAAGTGGCCAG GTATCTGATCAAGTTTTTAGCCAAGCTGGTCGAACACCAGGAGGTGAATAAAATGACCCCCAGCAACATTGCGATCGTGCTGGGCCCCAACCTGCTGTGGtcacagcagagcacagg AGACCCCATGCAACTGGACTTGGCCTCAGTCTCCTCCATCCAGGTGGTGGGCGTGGTGGAAGCCCTCATCCAGAATGCAGACACCCTCTTCCCTGGAG AGGTAGATTTCAACGTCTCAGGCATGTTCACGCCACCTGCAAACGTTGAGCTTGGTGAGGCCACCCTGGTGGAAGAGATGGCCCCTGAGGCCCCTCCAGCTGGCACCCCCACTCTCCTGGATGGAGAGGC CACCTCGAGGGACCCTGAGGCCAGGTCCCAGCCAGTATCCCCAACGCTGACCAGATCGTCTCCTgaagctgtggggctgctggctccAACAATGACTGACAACGCTGCCCCCAAAG GCAAGCGCCCAGCTCCAGCCCGACCCACGATGCCACCACCACCCGTGGCCCAGCCCCGGAGCACAGCTCCCATGGTGGCAGCCCTCGAGCACACAGCCAGCCCCAAAGCCCGGCCACGGCGGATGGCTGGGGCACCCAGCCGAGCACCCTCTGTCCCGCCACCGCTCCCCCCGCAGCCAGCACGCCGCCTCAGCCGAGATGCCACATCGTCCCCCAGGCCTCCCACCGATGAAGCCAACATGGCGGCTGCCTTGCACTGTGCACTGGGAACCACTGACAAGGAGCAGACGCTGCCTGAGGGAGGAAGGAGCCCCCTGGCCACATCCCCACCAGAAGGACAGCCCACAGAGAACTGA
- the SH3BP1 gene encoding SH3 domain-binding protein 1 isoform X2 gives MMKRQINWMRQQLSHPNVTSRAQEATELLPEDLLQIEQRIEPAKRAAHSVSKRLQACLQGQCGSEMDKRVKKLPLMALSMTMAESFKELDTESSLGKALEMGCCIQSSLAKILAEFEIALEHNILQPLNKLSEEELPIILKRKKALQKLISDWNAIKSRLNQAAKSSSNSAGTGAGPGTSAAANKLEILKEEEEEVKRKVEQCKDEYMADLYHFSTKEDSYASYFIKLLEIQAQYHRQSLESLDSALAELKEIHSQTEPSFAADTPMAGYYGVPLEMHLKSLGREIALPIEACVMMLLASGMREEGLFRLAAGASVLRKLKSSLASGSNALEEFYSDPHAVAGALKSYLRELPQPLMTFELYNEWIKVASFKDVDSRVQSLRDTCSRLPQESYNNLRYLIKFLAKLVEHQEVNKMTPSNIAIVLGPNLLWSQQSTGDPMQLDLASVSSIQVVGVVEALIQNADTLFPGEVDFNVSGMFTPPANVELGEATLVEEMAPEAPPAGTPTLLDGEATSRDPEARSQPVSPTLTRSSPEAVGLLAPTMTDNAAPKGKRPAPARPTMPPPPVAQPRSTAPMVAALEHTASPKARPRRMAGAPSRAPSVPPPLPPQPARRLSRDATSSPRPPTDEANMAAALHCALGTTDKEQTLPEGGRSPLATSPPEGQPTEN, from the exons AGCCCAAGAAGCAACCGAGCTCCTGCCAGAAGATTTGCTGCAG ATTGAGCAGAGGATCGAGCCAGCCAAGCGAGCAGCTCACAGTGTGTCCAAGAGGCTCCAAGCCTGCCTGCAGGGGCAATGCGGCTCCGAGATGGACAAGCGAGTG AAGAAGCTGCCCTTGATGGCTCTGTCCATGACGATGGCTGAGAGCTTCAAGGAACTGGACACTGAGTCCAGCCTCGG GAAAGCCCTGGAGATGGGCTGCTGCATACAGAGCTCGCTGGCCAAAATCCTGGCCGAGTTCGAGATCGCCCTGGAGCACAACATCCTGCAGCCGCTCAACAAGCTCAGCGAG GAGGAGCTTCCTATCATCCTGAAGCGCAAGAAGGCCCTCCAGAAGTTGATTTCTGACTGGAATGCAATCAAGAGTCG GCTGAACCAAGCTGCCAAGAGCTCCAGTAACAGCGCTGGCACTGGTGCTGGCCCAGGaacatctgctgctgccaaCAAACTGGAGATCttgaaggaagaggaggaggaggtgaagaGGAAGGTGGAGCAGTGCAAG GACGAGTACATGGCTGACCTCTACCACTTCTCCACCAAAGAGGACAGCTACGCCAGCTACTTCATCAAA CTGCTGGAAATCCAAGCCCAGTACCACCGACAGTCCCTGGAATCTCTGGACTCAGCTCtggcagagctgaaggaaaTCCACAGCCAGACAG AGCCCTCCTTTGCTGCAGACACCCCTATGGCGGGGTACTATGGCGTGCCCCTAGAGATGCACCTCAAGAGCTTGGGCCGGGAGATCGCGCTGCCCATTGAAGCCTGTGTCATGATGCTGCTGGCCTCTGGCATGAGGGAGGAG GGACTCTTCCGGCTGGCAGCGGGCGCCTCAGTGCTGAGGAAGCTGAAGAGCAGCTTGGCCAGTGGCTCCAATGCCCTGGAGGAGTTTTACTCAGACCCCCACGCTGTGGCTG gtGCACTGAAATCCTACCTGCGGGAGCTGCCCCAGCCTTTGATGACTTTTGAGCTCTACAATGAATGGATAAAAGTGGCCAG CTTCAAGGATGTTGACAGCCGTGTACAGAGCCTGCGAGACACCTGCAGCCGCCTGCCCCAGGAAAGCTACAACAATCTGAG GTATCTGATCAAGTTTTTAGCCAAGCTGGTCGAACACCAGGAGGTGAATAAAATGACCCCCAGCAACATTGCGATCGTGCTGGGCCCCAACCTGCTGTGGtcacagcagagcacagg AGACCCCATGCAACTGGACTTGGCCTCAGTCTCCTCCATCCAGGTGGTGGGCGTGGTGGAAGCCCTCATCCAGAATGCAGACACCCTCTTCCCTGGAG AGGTAGATTTCAACGTCTCAGGCATGTTCACGCCACCTGCAAACGTTGAGCTTGGTGAGGCCACCCTGGTGGAAGAGATGGCCCCTGAGGCCCCTCCAGCTGGCACCCCCACTCTCCTGGATGGAGAGGC CACCTCGAGGGACCCTGAGGCCAGGTCCCAGCCAGTATCCCCAACGCTGACCAGATCGTCTCCTgaagctgtggggctgctggctccAACAATGACTGACAACGCTGCCCCCAAAG GCAAGCGCCCAGCTCCAGCCCGACCCACGATGCCACCACCACCCGTGGCCCAGCCCCGGAGCACAGCTCCCATGGTGGCAGCCCTCGAGCACACAGCCAGCCCCAAAGCCCGGCCACGGCGGATGGCTGGGGCACCCAGCCGAGCACCCTCTGTCCCGCCACCGCTCCCCCCGCAGCCAGCACGCCGCCTCAGCCGAGATGCCACATCGTCCCCCAGGCCTCCCACCGATGAAGCCAACATGGCGGCTGCCTTGCACTGTGCACTGGGAACCACTGACAAGGAGCAGACGCTGCCTGAGGGAGGAAGGAGCCCCCTGGCCACATCCCCACCAGAAGGACAGCCCACAGAGAACTGA